From a single Leishmania mexicana MHOM/GT/2001/U1103 complete genome, chromosome 7 genomic region:
- a CDS encoding putative ATP-dependent DEAD/H RNA helicase — MLEFSDLVAPDAIHQGFMDAGFQKPTPIQSVSWPVLLNSRDIVGVAKTGSGKTMAFMIPAALHIMAQPPLQPGDGPIALVLAPTRELAVQIETETRKALTRVPSIMTTCVYGGTPKGPQQRALRAGVHVCIATPGRLIDLLETNCTNLLRVTYLTLDEADRMLDMGFEDQIRKICSQIRTDRQTLMFSATWPREIRNLAASFQKDFVRVHIGSEELVANADVHQHVFVVEGYHKEEKMEEILRQVGPQRVLVFVKTKKSCDILQDRLGRALRQTVLAIHGDKLQSSRDYVLDRFRKDERAILVATDVAARGLDIKDLDVVVNYDMPLNIEDYVHRIGMLTDFRLLTVSLAPIPSVYLSLCAYVCVCVCVCRFFFCCVSPCCPCCPTTTATASATDIVAVFPSTSLASSACPDQLM; from the coding sequence ATGCTCGAGTTTTCCGACCTGGTTGCCCCGGACGCCATTCACCAGGGTTTCATGGACGCCGGGTTCCAAAAGCCGACCCCGATTCAGTCCGTCTCCTGGCCGGTCCTGCTGAACTCGCGTGACATCGTCGGCGTGGCCAAGACGGGCTCTGGCAAGACGATGGCCTTCATGATCCCCGCGGCCCTGCACATTATGGCGCAGCCTCCGCTGCAGCCTGGCGACGGCCCCAtcgccctcgtcctcgccccGACCCGCGAGCTGGCGGTGCAGATTGAGACGGAGACACGCAAGGCTTTGACGCGCGTGCCGAGCATCATGACGACGTGCGTGTATGGTGGCACCCCGAAggggccgcagcagcgtgccCTGCGTGCCGGTGTGCACGTCTGCATTGCCACGCCGGGTCGGCTGATTGACCTGCTGGAGACGAACTGCACGAATCTTCTGCGCGTCACCTACCTCACCCTCGACGAGGCGGATCGCATGCTGGATATGGGCTTTGAAGACCAAATCCGCAAGATCTGCTCTCAGATCCGCACAGACCGCCAGACGCTCATGTTCTCGGCGACCTGGCCGCGCGAGATCCGAAACCTCGCCGCCAGCTTCCAGAAAGACTTTGTGCGTGTCCACATCGGCTCCGAGGAGCTTGTGGCCAACGCTGATGTGCACCAGCACGTCTTCGTCGTTGAGGGATATcacaaggaggagaagatGGAGGAGATTCTTCGCCAGGTCGGACCGCAGCGCGTACTTGTCTTTGTGAAGACAAAGAAGTCGTGCGACATTCTGCAGGACCGCCTTggccgcgcgctgcggcagacgGTGCTCGCCATTCACGGTGACAAGCTGCAGTCCAGCCGTGACTACGTGCTGGACCGCTTCCGCAAAGATGAGCGTGCGATCCTCGTCGCCACcgacgtggcggcgcgcggtCTGGATATCAAGGACTTGGACGTGGTGGTGAACTACGATATGCCACTGAACATCGAAGATTATGTGCATCGTATTGGTATGTTGACGGACTTCCGCCTTCTCACGGTATCGCTAGCCCCGATCCCCTCTGTGTATCTAtctctgtgtgcgtatgtgtgtgtgtgtgtgtgtgtgtgccgctttttcttctgttgtGTCTCACCGTGTTGCCCGTGCTGTCCCACCACGACTGCcactgcctccgccacggacatcgtcgccgtcttTCCCTCCACCTCACTCGCGTCTTCAGCTTGCCCAGACCAGCTTATGTAA